From a single Kitasatospora sp. NBC_00458 genomic region:
- a CDS encoding HesB/IscA family protein yields MTVQDETTVESGILLTDAAAGKVKALLEQEGREDLALRVAVQPGGCSGLRYQLFFDERSLDGDVLKDFDGVKVVTDRMSAPYLGGATVDFVDTIEKQGFTIDNPNATGSCACGDSFS; encoded by the coding sequence ATGACCGTCCAGGACGAGACCACCGTAGAGAGTGGCATCCTCCTCACCGACGCCGCCGCGGGCAAGGTCAAGGCCCTGCTGGAGCAGGAAGGCCGCGAGGACCTCGCGCTGCGGGTCGCCGTCCAGCCCGGTGGCTGCTCCGGCCTGCGTTACCAGCTGTTCTTCGACGAGCGCTCGCTCGACGGCGACGTCCTGAAGGACTTCGACGGCGTGAAGGTCGTCACCGACCGGATGAGCGCCCCGTACCTGGGCGGCGCCACCGTCGACTTCGTCGACACCATCGAGAAGCAGGGCTTCACGATCGACAACCCGAACGCCACGGGCTCCTGCGCCTGCGGCGACTCGTTCAGCTAA
- a CDS encoding GNAT family N-acetyltransferase, with product MILRLVQDTAADAEVVQHIARAAFASLPDSPGQDPRAPHGPPPAYQLARTRHLVRTDPQGCWLAEDDGGPVGAVLSLRREGVWMLALLVVLPDAQGKGVGRLLMERATAYGRGCLRGMLCASPSPAAARRYRLAGFTLHPAMQLTGRVDRSGLLDPGDIPVHPGNATHRHLLDSVDRRLRGAAHGPDHELLLAHCEELLVADALAGSGYCYRDGGEVRLLAATSKRIAVRLLREALARVPDGVEARVEALTAEQEWAVDVGLEVGLTLETRGYVGLRGMRPPSPYVPNGGLL from the coding sequence ATGATCCTGCGCCTGGTCCAGGACACCGCCGCCGACGCGGAGGTCGTCCAGCACATCGCCCGCGCCGCGTTCGCCTCGCTGCCCGACTCACCCGGGCAGGACCCGCGGGCCCCGCACGGCCCGCCGCCCGCCTACCAGCTGGCCCGGACCAGACACCTGGTGCGCACCGATCCGCAGGGCTGCTGGCTGGCCGAGGACGACGGCGGACCGGTCGGCGCCGTGCTGTCGCTGCGCCGCGAGGGGGTGTGGATGCTGGCGCTGCTCGTGGTGCTGCCGGACGCGCAGGGCAAGGGCGTGGGCCGGCTGCTGATGGAGCGGGCCACCGCGTACGGGCGGGGCTGCCTGCGCGGCATGCTCTGCGCCTCGCCGTCCCCGGCGGCCGCCCGCCGGTACCGCCTGGCCGGGTTCACCCTGCACCCGGCGATGCAGCTGACCGGGCGGGTGGACCGGTCCGGGCTGCTCGACCCCGGGGACATCCCGGTGCACCCGGGCAACGCCACCCACCGGCACCTGCTGGACTCGGTGGACCGGCGGCTGCGCGGCGCCGCGCACGGCCCCGACCACGAGCTGCTGCTGGCGCACTGCGAGGAGCTGCTGGTCGCGGACGCGCTGGCGGGCAGCGGCTACTGCTACCGGGACGGCGGCGAGGTGCGGCTGCTGGCGGCCACCTCGAAGCGGATCGCCGTCCGGCTGCTGCGTGAGGCGCTGGCGCGGGTGCCGGACGGGGTGGAGGCGCGGGTGGAGGCGCTGACCGCCGAGCAGGAGTGGGCCGTGGACGTCGGGCTGGAGGTGGGCCTGACCCTGGAGACCCGCGGCTACGTCGGCCTGCGCGGGATGCGCCCGCCGTCGCCGTACGTGCCGAACGGCGGGCTGCTGTAG
- a CDS encoding pyridoxal phosphate-dependent decarboxylase family protein yields MSAAPDRMHRPDSDLVDLVFDYMRDRLQYDPVPLDHPGDGEHLRTQLSGLLNQDGNNPADVLKLYDHELSRAVISADSPRYLSFIPCAPTKAALLFDMVVSCASLQGISWLEAAGAIAAENQVLRLIADRAGMPATAGGTFVSGGSAGNLSALVVARDTARRRLGVGPEARLRIAVADQVHSSVKNTFNIIGVEAFKVPTVDRRFTGEALRAALAADPNPETVIAVVGTGGTTNEGIVDDLQGLSEVARERDLWFHVDGAYGGAGLFAPSVRARYDGIEHADSFVVDPHKWLFAPFDCAALIYRNPQLARAVHTQDASYLDVLHTEGDEWNPTDYAYHLTRRARGLPLWFSLAVHGVQAYTDAIEAGLKLAQDTARLIRESEHLELLFDPQLSAVCFKRTGWTNDDYYRWSQQLLADQIGFVTPTGWDGETVARFAFLHPGTTMEMVREILDTMV; encoded by the coding sequence GTGTCCGCAGCCCCCGACCGCATGCACCGGCCCGACAGCGACCTGGTCGACCTGGTTTTCGACTACATGCGCGACCGGCTGCAGTACGACCCCGTCCCGCTCGACCACCCCGGCGACGGCGAGCACCTGCGCACCCAGCTGTCCGGCCTGCTCAACCAGGACGGCAACAACCCGGCCGACGTGCTCAAGCTGTACGACCACGAGCTCTCCCGCGCGGTGATCTCCGCCGACAGCCCGCGCTACCTCTCGTTCATCCCGTGCGCCCCGACCAAGGCCGCGCTGCTCTTCGACATGGTCGTCTCCTGCGCCTCGCTCCAGGGCATCTCCTGGCTGGAGGCGGCCGGTGCCATCGCCGCCGAGAACCAGGTGCTGCGCCTGATCGCGGACCGCGCGGGCATGCCCGCCACGGCCGGCGGCACCTTCGTCTCCGGCGGCTCGGCCGGCAACCTCTCCGCCCTCGTCGTCGCCCGCGACACCGCCCGCCGCCGCCTCGGCGTCGGCCCGGAGGCGCGGCTGCGGATCGCCGTCGCCGACCAGGTGCACTCCTCGGTCAAGAACACCTTCAACATCATCGGCGTCGAGGCCTTCAAGGTCCCGACCGTGGACCGCCGGTTCACGGGCGAGGCACTGCGCGCCGCCCTGGCCGCCGACCCGAACCCCGAGACGGTGATCGCGGTCGTCGGCACCGGCGGCACCACCAACGAGGGCATCGTCGACGACCTCCAGGGCCTCTCCGAGGTCGCCCGCGAGCGCGACCTGTGGTTCCACGTGGACGGCGCCTACGGCGGCGCGGGCCTCTTCGCCCCCTCCGTGCGCGCCCGCTACGACGGCATCGAGCACGCCGACTCCTTCGTGGTGGACCCGCACAAGTGGCTGTTCGCCCCGTTCGACTGCGCCGCGCTGATCTACCGCAACCCCCAGCTCGCCCGCGCCGTGCACACCCAGGACGCCTCCTACCTGGACGTCCTGCACACCGAGGGCGACGAGTGGAACCCCACCGACTACGCCTACCACCTGACCCGGCGCGCCCGCGGCCTGCCGCTCTGGTTCTCGCTCGCCGTGCACGGCGTCCAGGCGTACACCGACGCCATCGAGGCCGGGCTCAAGCTGGCCCAGGACACCGCCCGGCTGATCCGCGAGTCCGAGCACCTGGAGCTGCTCTTCGACCCGCAGCTCTCCGCCGTCTGCTTCAAGCGCACCGGCTGGACCAACGACGACTACTACCGCTGGTCGCAGCAGCTGCTCGCGGACCAGATCGGCTTCGTCACCCCCACCGGCTGGGACGGCGAGACGGTGGCCCGCTTCGCCTTCCTGCACCCGGGCACCACCATGGAGATGGTCCGCGAGATCCTCGACACGATGGTCTAG
- a CDS encoding Lrp/AsnC family transcriptional regulator translates to MSSSRAHETVGATLDETDRMLLARLAGDGRASYAEIGLQVNLSATAVRRRIDRLRARGVVRGFTVVLDPAVLGWQTEAFVEVYCRERTAPEEILASLRQFPEVIAAWTVTGDPDALVHLRAADMRHLEAVIERIRREPGVQRSRSSVVLSQLIG, encoded by the coding sequence ATGAGCAGCAGTCGAGCGCACGAGACGGTCGGGGCCACCCTGGACGAGACCGACCGCATGCTCCTCGCCCGGCTGGCCGGGGACGGCCGTGCCTCGTACGCCGAGATCGGCCTGCAGGTGAACCTCTCCGCCACCGCCGTCCGCCGCCGGATCGACCGGCTGCGGGCGCGCGGGGTGGTCCGCGGCTTCACCGTGGTGCTCGACCCCGCGGTCCTCGGCTGGCAGACCGAGGCCTTCGTCGAGGTCTACTGCCGGGAGCGGACCGCACCCGAGGAGATCCTGGCCAGCCTGCGCCAGTTCCCCGAGGTGATCGCCGCCTGGACGGTCACCGGCGACCCGGACGCACTGGTCCACCTGCGCGCCGCCGACATGCGGCACCTGGAGGCGGTCATCGAACGGATCCGCCGCGAGCCCGGCGTCCAGCGCAGCCGCTCCTCGGTGGTCCTCTCCCAGCTCATCGGCTGA
- a CDS encoding NADP-dependent oxidoreductase, with translation MKAIAIRRYGGPEVVEYTDLPDPKVGPDSVLVQVRAAGVNPVDWKVRDGRLDGLLDAHFPLVMGWDAAGVVRAVGGGVTEFAPGDEVYGYVRKDSVEHGTYAELVSAPVRTLARKPAALDWAQAGGLPLAGLTALQALRAVGVGAGDTVLVHAAAGGVGHLAVQIARAAGARVIGTAGERNHAYLRGLGAEPVAHGEGLADRVRALAPAGVDAALDLVGGDAVEVSAGLVADLARIASIADFGVKARGGHYVWVRPDAAGLAELAALADAGRLTVTVASVFPLAQAASAQALSAEGRTRGKIVLLVD, from the coding sequence ATGAAGGCAATCGCGATCCGCCGCTACGGCGGCCCCGAGGTGGTCGAGTACACCGACCTGCCGGACCCGAAGGTCGGCCCGGACTCGGTACTGGTGCAGGTCAGGGCGGCCGGGGTGAACCCGGTGGACTGGAAGGTGCGGGACGGCCGGCTGGACGGCCTGCTCGACGCGCACTTCCCGCTGGTGATGGGCTGGGACGCCGCCGGGGTGGTGCGCGCGGTCGGTGGCGGGGTCACCGAGTTCGCCCCCGGCGACGAGGTCTACGGCTACGTCCGCAAGGACTCGGTCGAGCACGGCACCTACGCCGAACTGGTCTCCGCACCCGTCCGCACACTGGCCCGCAAGCCGGCCGCGCTGGACTGGGCGCAGGCCGGCGGACTGCCGCTGGCCGGGCTCACCGCCCTCCAGGCCCTGCGGGCGGTCGGCGTGGGCGCGGGCGACACCGTCCTGGTGCACGCCGCCGCGGGCGGGGTCGGCCACCTGGCCGTCCAGATCGCGCGGGCCGCCGGGGCCCGGGTGATCGGCACCGCGGGCGAGCGCAACCACGCCTACCTGCGCGGTCTCGGCGCCGAGCCGGTCGCCCACGGCGAGGGGCTGGCGGACCGGGTCCGGGCCCTGGCCCCGGCGGGCGTGGACGCCGCGCTGGACCTGGTCGGCGGCGACGCCGTCGAGGTCTCGGCCGGGCTGGTCGCGGACCTGGCGCGGATCGCCTCGATCGCCGACTTCGGCGTGAAGGCGCGCGGCGGCCACTACGTCTGGGTCCGCCCCGACGCCGCCGGGCTGGCCGAGCTGGCGGCGCTCGCCGACGCGGGCCGGCTGACCGTGACCGTCGCGTCCGTGTTCCCGCTGGCCCAGGCCGCCTCCGCCCAGGCGCTCAGCGCGGAGGGCCGCACCCGGGGCAAGATCGTGCTGCTGGTGGACTGA
- the nadA gene encoding quinolinate synthase NadA: protein MTTTITETYGVDPAPTPLALLLLGREADPNSERGVECPGDLPPASDPDLVQRARAAKAALGNRVFILGHHYQRDEVIEFADVTGDSFKLARDAAARPEAEYIVFCGVHFMAESADILTGDAQQVILPDLAAGCSMADMATAEQVAECWDALTDAGIADVTVPVSYMNSSADIKAFTGRHGGTICTSSNAKRALEWAFEQGQKVLFLPDQHLGRNTAVRDMGFSPDDCVVYNPHKPNGGLTAEQLRAAKMILWRGHCSVHGRFSLDSVNDVRARIPGVNVLVHPECKHEVVAAADMVGSTEYIIKALDAAEPGSKWAIGTELNLVRRLAKAHPDKEVVFLDRAVCFCSTMNRIDLPHLVWALESLVEGRVPNVIRVDPETEKYAKAALDRMLALP from the coding sequence GTGACCACCACCATCACCGAGACCTACGGCGTCGACCCCGCTCCGACGCCGCTCGCTCTGCTGCTGCTCGGCCGTGAGGCCGACCCGAACAGCGAGCGCGGCGTCGAGTGCCCCGGCGACCTCCCGCCGGCCTCCGACCCGGACCTCGTCCAGCGCGCCCGCGCGGCCAAGGCCGCCCTCGGGAACCGCGTCTTCATCCTGGGCCACCACTACCAGCGCGACGAGGTGATCGAGTTCGCCGACGTCACCGGCGACTCCTTCAAGCTCGCCCGCGACGCGGCGGCCCGCCCGGAGGCCGAGTACATCGTCTTCTGCGGTGTGCACTTCATGGCCGAGTCGGCCGACATCCTCACCGGCGACGCCCAGCAGGTCATCCTGCCGGACCTCGCGGCCGGGTGTTCGATGGCCGACATGGCCACCGCCGAGCAGGTCGCCGAGTGCTGGGACGCGCTGACCGACGCCGGCATAGCCGACGTCACCGTCCCGGTCTCGTACATGAACTCCTCCGCCGACATCAAGGCCTTCACCGGCCGGCACGGCGGCACCATCTGCACCTCCTCCAACGCCAAGCGGGCCCTGGAGTGGGCCTTCGAGCAGGGCCAAAAGGTGCTGTTCCTGCCCGACCAGCACCTCGGCCGCAACACCGCGGTGCGCGACATGGGCTTCTCGCCGGACGACTGCGTCGTCTACAACCCGCACAAGCCGAACGGCGGCCTCACCGCCGAGCAGCTGCGCGCGGCGAAGATGATCCTCTGGCGCGGCCACTGCTCGGTGCACGGCCGGTTCAGCCTGGACTCGGTGAACGACGTCCGCGCCCGGATCCCCGGCGTCAACGTCCTCGTGCACCCCGAGTGCAAGCACGAGGTCGTCGCGGCCGCCGACATGGTGGGCTCGACCGAGTACATCATCAAGGCGCTGGACGCCGCCGAGCCCGGCTCCAAGTGGGCCATCGGCACCGAGCTGAACCTGGTCCGCCGGCTCGCCAAGGCGCACCCGGACAAGGAGGTCGTCTTCCTCGACCGGGCGGTCTGCTTCTGCTCCACCATGAACCGGATCGACCTGCCGCACCTGGTCTGGGCGCTGGAGTCGCTGGTCGAGGGCCGGGTGCCGAACGTGATCCGCGTCGACCCGGAGACCGAGAAGTACGCCAAGGCCGCGCTGGACCGGATGCTGGCCCTGCCGTAG
- the pspAA gene encoding PspA-associated protein PspAA, with amino-acid sequence MIMRVMGEGQFQVGETHLNRLNELDEELLTALESGDEEHFRRALGELLGAVKEFGTPLPDDSLEPSDLILPDADATIDQVRQLLRDEGDGLIPGIPG; translated from the coding sequence ATGATCATGAGGGTCATGGGTGAGGGGCAGTTCCAGGTGGGCGAGACCCACCTGAACCGGCTCAACGAGCTCGACGAGGAGCTCCTCACCGCACTGGAGTCGGGGGACGAGGAACACTTCCGCCGGGCGCTCGGTGAGCTGCTCGGTGCGGTGAAGGAATTCGGCACCCCACTGCCGGACGACTCCCTGGAGCCGTCCGATCTGATCCTCCCGGATGCCGACGCGACGATCGACCAGGTCCGGCAGCTGCTGCGGGACGAAGGTGACGGCCTGATCCCGGGGATCCCCGGGTAG
- a CDS encoding PspA/IM30 family protein gives MSDGIMKRMGLIFRSKANKALDRAEDPRETLDYSYQKQLELLQKVRRGVADVATSRKRLELQLTQLQQQSAKYEDQGRKALSLGREDLAREALTRKANMQSQINDLETQYQQLQAEEEKLTLASQRLQAKVDAFRTKKETIKATYTAAQAQTRIAESFSGISEEMGDVGLAIQRAEDKTAQMQARAGAIDELLASGALDDASGLGRKDDIEAELERVAGGSDVELELARMKAELTGGSPASGPQAIEQGRPQDAAPQQDGPRINYNK, from the coding sequence ATGAGCGACGGAATCATGAAGCGTATGGGGCTGATCTTCCGCTCCAAGGCGAACAAGGCCCTGGACCGCGCGGAAGACCCGCGAGAGACGCTCGATTATTCGTACCAGAAGCAGCTGGAGCTGCTGCAGAAGGTGCGACGGGGCGTCGCTGACGTGGCCACCTCGCGCAAGCGTCTGGAGCTCCAGCTGACCCAGCTGCAGCAGCAGTCGGCGAAGTACGAGGACCAGGGCCGCAAGGCGCTCTCGCTCGGCCGGGAGGACCTCGCCCGCGAGGCGCTGACCCGCAAGGCGAACATGCAGTCCCAGATCAACGACCTGGAGACGCAGTACCAGCAGCTGCAGGCCGAGGAGGAGAAGCTCACGCTGGCCTCCCAGCGGCTGCAGGCCAAGGTGGACGCCTTCCGCACCAAGAAGGAGACCATCAAGGCGACCTACACCGCGGCCCAGGCGCAGACCCGGATCGCCGAGTCCTTCTCCGGGATCTCGGAGGAGATGGGCGACGTCGGCCTGGCCATCCAGCGGGCCGAGGACAAGACCGCCCAGATGCAGGCCCGGGCCGGTGCGATCGACGAGCTGCTGGCTTCCGGCGCGCTCGACGACGCCAGCGGTCTCGGCCGCAAGGACGACATCGAGGCCGAGCTGGAGCGGGTGGCCGGCGGTTCGGACGTCGAGCTGGAGCTGGCCCGGATGAAGGCCGAGCTGACCGGTGGCTCCCCGGCCTCCGGCCCGCAGGCGATCGAGCAGGGCCGTCCGCAGGACGCCGCCCCGCAGCAGGACGGCCCGCGCATCAACTACAACAAGTGA